In the genome of Streptomyces fagopyri, the window CCCAGGGCTCCAGGGCTGGGCGACCGGCGTGACCCCCCGGCTGGACCCGCACCTCGCCGACCGGATGTGCGAGGCCGACTTCCTGTGGCGGACGACCTTCTCCGACCTGTTCCTGCCGTACGCGGGCATCCCCGGCCGGAGCGCGCTCCCGGGTGCCACGCTCGCCGAGGAGCTGGACCAGCTGGACAAGCTGACGGACGAGCAGTTCGTGGACGCGGCGCTGGAGTTCACCTGCGCGCTGCCGTACGAGGGGCCGGGACCCGACACGCTCTCCGACCCGGCGCTCCAGCACCGCGCCCTGGAGCTGGCCGCCGCGCGCGGACCCCAGCAGGTCCGGTTCAGCAGACGCCTGCTGGACGATCCCCCGCAGATCCGGGCGTGGCTGCGGCAGTTCCTGGAGGACTGCGACGAGGCGTTCTTCGCGGAGACCTGGTCCCGGCTGCGCCACCAGCTCGCGGCGGACGCCCGGCACAAGACGGACCTCCTGCGGCACAAGGGCCTGGCCGAGGCCGTGGCCTCGGTCTCCCCGGCGATGGCGCTCGACGAGAGCACCCGGACGATCACCGTCGACAAGCTGGGCCAGGGCCGGACGTCCACCGGGGACGGCGGACTCCTCCTGGTGCCGACGAGTCTCGGCTGGCCGCACCTGATGGTGCTGCACCGGTACGGCTGGCAGCCGGTGCTGCACTACCCGGTCGGCTCCCCCGAGCTGTCCGCCCCGTCCTCCCTGGAGCAGCTGACGCTGCGGATGACCGCCCTGTCGCACCCGGTCAGGATGCGGATCTGCCGGAGTCTGGCCCGCAGCGCGTTCACCACGGGCGAGCTGGCCCAGGTGAACGGGATGACGGCGCCCGAGATATCCCGGCACCTGGGTGTGCTCAAGAAGGCGGGCCTGATCACCACGCGCCGCCGTGGCCGGTACGTGCTGCACCAGCTGGACGTGACGGTCGTGGCCCGGCTCGGCAGCGACTTCCTGGAGGGCATCCTGCGCTGAGCCGCGCCCCGCGGCCCCGGCGGGACCGCGGGAGGCCGGGCCCGCCCGGCCCGCCTCCGATCAGCGGTGCCCGCCCGCCCGTACGATCCCCGTCTCGTAGGCGAGGACCACCACCTGCACCCGGTCCCGCAGCCCCAGCTTCGTCAGGATGCGTCCCACGTGGGTCTTCACGGTCGCCTCGGAGAGCACGAGGCGGGCCGCGATCTCCCCGTTCGACAGGCCCTGCGCGACGAGGATCATCACCTCGCGCTCGCGGTCGGTGAGCCGCTCAAGCCCCTTGTGCTGGGGGTCCTTGCCGGCGTTGGGCAGCATCGGCGCGAAGCGGTCGAGCAGGCGCCGGGTGGTGGACGGGGCGACCACCGCGTCGCCGCTGTGCACGGAGCGGATCGCGGTGAGCAGCTCGCCGGGCGGCACGTCCTTGAGCATGAAGCCGGAGGCGCCCGCCTTCAGCCCGGAGAAGGCGTACTCGTCGAGGTCGAAGGTGGTGAGGATCAGCACCTTCGGGGGGTTCGGCTCCGAGCAGACGCGGCGCGTGGTCTCCACCCCGTCCAGTTTCGGCATCCGGACGTCCATCAGCACCACGTCGACGGCCGTCGCCCGCAGCACCTGGAGAGCCTCGACACCGTCGCCCGCCTCGGCCACGACCTCCATGTCCGGCTGGGCGTCGAGCACCATCCGGAAACCGGTGCGCAGCAGCACCTGGTCGTCGACGAGCATCACGCGGATCGCCATCGGGGTCCCTTCACTTGCTTACGGATCACACGTGCGTACGGACCGCACGTGTACAGGTGTCAGTGCGCGGGCTTGAGCGGCAGCAGGGCACTGATGCGGAAGCCTCCACCGGGCCGCGGTCCCGCGTCCAGGGTGCCGCCGACCATGCCGACGCGCTCGCGCATCCCGATCAGGCCGTGCCCCTGCCCGTCGGCGCCCCCCTCCTCGTACAGCTCGTGGGGCGCGCCCTTGCCGTCGTCCTCGACGAGCAGGCCGAGGCCGTCGTCGAAGTAGACCAGGCGCACGCTCGCACCGGTGTTCGGGCCCCCGTGCTTGCGCGTGTTGGTGAGCGCCTCCTGCACGATGCGGTACGCCGTGAGCTCCACGCCGCTGGGCAGGGGGCGCGGTGTCCCCTCGACCTTGAAGTCGACGGGCAGCCCCGAGGTGCGGCACTGCTCGATGAGGTCGTCGAGCTGCTCCACGTCGGGCTGCGGCACGTACTCGCCGACCTCCTGGTGTTCGCCGGTGCGCAGCACGCCGAGCAGGCGGCGCATCTCGGCGAGCGCCTGGCGACCGGTCCCGGAGATGGTCTCCAGTGCCTTCCTCGCCTGCTCGGGGGCTGCGTCCATGACGTAGGCGGCGCCGTCGGCCTGGACCACCATCACCGAGACGTTGTGCGCGACCACGTCGTGCAGCTCGCGGGCGATCCGGGCGCGCTCGGCGGCGACGGCGACCTTGGCCTGCGCCTCGCGCTCCTTCTCCAGCCGGGCGGCGCGCTCCTCCAGCTGGGCGAGGTAGGCACGGCGGGTGCGGATGGAGTCGCCGAGCACCCAGGCGAGCGCGAACGGCACCGTCTGGAAGGCCGCTATCAGGACGTTGCCCAGCGAGCTGGAGTCGGTCTGGGGCCAGCGGATCTGCGAGAGGGTCGCCGCGCACAGGCCGCCGATCAGCGCGAAGCGGGAGGCCCAGCGGGCGCCGTCCGCCGCGACGGTGTAGATGATCACCAGCATCGCGAAGTCGGCGGGCACCACCTCGACGTCCAGGATCAGCTGGGCGAGACCCATCGCGGCCGCCACGACCAGCATCTTCTCGGGCATACGGCGGCGCAGCGCCACGACCACGCTCAGGACCAGGGCGATCGGGAGGGCCGTCGCGAGCGACCCGTGGTGGTGCGCAGCGCCGTTGACATTGGTGAGGCTCACGGCGGAGATCCCGAGCAGGACGACGGCCCAGAAGCCGTCGACCCACGTCGGGTGTCTGCGGAGAAAGTCATAAAGGCGCTGCACGTAGCCCAGAGTAGGGAAGCGTGCAGTGTGCAGGGGTCAACCGGAGGGCCGATCCGCGAGCGGTCCCCGTACTCCCCAAGGTGGAGGCTCTCCCCGTTCCCGGCACTTAGCCTGGCCCGGTGAGGCATGAGACGGCGGGCGTGTGGCGGGGCTGGCGCGAGGCGACACAGGAGGCTCTGTACGGCCCGTCGGGCTTCTACCGGGGGCCCGGGGGACCCGCGGGCCACTTCCGTACGTCGGTGCACGCGTCCCCGCTCTTCGCGGCGGCCGTGGCCCGGCTGCTGTGCCGGGTCGACGAGGCACTCGGCCGTCCCGCCGTGCTCGACTTCGTCGACATGGCGGCCGGTCACGGCGAACTGGCGGCGGGTGTCCTCGACGCGCTCCCCGCCGGCGTGGCCTCCCGCGCGCGCGGGTACGCCGTCGAACACGCCGGGCGACCCGCCGGCCTCGACCCCCGGATCCAGTGGCTCCCGGAGCCCCCGCGCGGGATCACCGGGCTGCTCTTCGCCAACGAGTGGCTGGACAACGTGCCGGTGGACGTGGCGGAGGTGGACGCCGAGGGCGTACGACGGCTGGTCCTCGTACGGGCCGGGGACGGGGCCGAACGTCTCGGGGAGCCCGTCACCGGGGCCCGGGAGCGGTGGCTGCGGGCGTGGTGGCCGGCGTCCGGCGAGGGGTCCCGCGCCGAGATCGGGCTCTCCAGGGACACGGCCTGGGCCGGGGCCGTGGCCACCCTCGACCGCGGTCTGGCCGTCGCCGCCGACTACGCCCACCTCGCCGCCGCCCGGCCGCCCTTCGGAACGCTCACCGGCTTCAGGCAGGGCCGGGAGACGCGGGCGGTGCCCGACGGGTCGTGCGACATCACGGCACACGTCGCCCTCGACGCGTGCGTGCTGCCCGGGGGACATGTGGTGACCCAGCGGGCCGCGCTGCGCGCGCTGGGCGTGAACGGCGCCCGACCGGCGCTCGCGCTGGCTTCGAGCGATCCTGCCGCGTACGTACGCGCCCTCGCGGGCGCGGGCGAGGCCGCCGAGCTCACCGCGCCCGACGGCCTGGGCGGCTTCGGCTGGCTGCTGCAGCCGGTGGGAGTGGACCGGCCCGGCAGGCACACCCTGTTCGACGGCCTACTTGTCGATGTCGCCGACCACGAAGAACAGTGATCCCAGGATCGCCACCATGTCCGCGACCAGCGTGCCGGGCAGCAGCTCGGTCAGCGCCTGGATGTTGTTGTACGAGGCCGAGCGCAGCTTCAGCCGGTACGGGGTCTTCTCGCCCTTGCTGACCAGGTAGTAGCCGTTGATCCCCAGGGGGTTCTCGGTCCAGGCGTACGTGTGGCCCTCGGGCGCCTTGAGGACCTTGGGGAGACGCTGGTTGACCGGTCCGGGCGGCAGCCCGGCCAGCCGGTCGAGACAGGCGTCCGCGAGGTCGAGCGCGTTGTGCGTCTGCTCCAGGAGGCACTCGAAGCGGGCCAGGCAGTCACCCTCCCGCCGCGTGACGACCTTCAGGGTGTCCTGGAGCTCGCCGTACGCCAGATACGGCTCGTCGCGGCGCAGGTCGAAGTCGACCCCCGAGGCACGCGCGATCGGCCCGCTCACGCCGTACGCGTGCACGGCCTCCGGGGTGAGGACGCCCACGTCGCGCGTGCGCCCCCGGAAGATCTCGTTGCCGAGCACCAGGTCGTCGTACACGCCCATCCGCGACCGCAGGGCGGTGACGGCGCCGCGCGCGCGAGTGGTCCATCCGGCGGGGAGGTCCTCCTTGAGGCCCCCGACCCGGTTGAACATGTAGTGCATGCGCCCGCCGGAGATCTCCTCCATCACGTGCTGGAGCTCCTCGCGCTCCGTGAACGCGTAGAAGATCGGCGTGATCCCGCCCAGCTCCAGAGGGTAGGAGCCCAGGAACATCAGATGGTTCAGGACGCGGTTGAGCTCCGCCAGCAGCGTGCGCAGCCACACCGCGCGCTCGGGGACCTCCATGCCGAGCATCCGCTCCACGGCGAGCACCACGCCCAGCTCGTTCGAGAACGCCGAGAGCCAGTCGTGGCGGTTGGCGAGCATGACGATCTGGCGGTAGTCGCGCGCCTCGAACAGTTTCTCCGCGCCGCGGTGCATATAGCCGATCACCGGCTCCGCGTGCTGGATCCGTTCGCCGTCGAGCACGAGCCGCAGCCGCAGCACGCCGTGCGTCGACGGATGCTGGGGCCCGATGTTGAGCACCATGTCGGTGCTTTCCGCGGCGCCGCCGATACCGATGGTGGTCTCCGTCTTGGGAGTCATGCACACAGTCTGGCGTACGTACCCTTGCGGCATGGAAAAGCGGAGCACGGAAGCCGCGCCCGACACCGCCGCGGAGCCGGTCTGGACCGGGCTCCCGCCGGGCCTGCTGCGAATGCGCCGGCTGTTGCTGGTGGTGTGGCTGGGGCTGCTGACGATCGCCGTCGCCCTCCTGCCGGGGCTGCTCGCGGGGCCGGTCTGGGCGCTGTTCGCCCTGCTGCCGCTCGCCCTGACGGCGTGGGGATGGCGGATGCTGGGGCGCAACTGGCGCTCCTGGCGGTACGCCGAGCGCGCGGACGACCTGCTGATCAGCCGGGGGGTGCTGTTCCGCGAGGAGACCGTGGTCCCCTACGGCCGGATGCAGCTGGTCGAGGTGACCTCCGGTCCGGTGGAGCGGCACTTCGGGCTCGCGAGCGTGCAGCTGCACACGGCCGCCGCCGCGACCGACGCCCGCATCCCGGGTCTGGACCCGGCCGAGGCCGAGCGGCTGCGCGACCGGCTGACCGAGCTGGGCGAGGCCCGATCGGCGGGACTGTGACGACGCCGGAGCCCGGCCCCCAGGACGCCGCACGGGAGGAGAAACCGCTGGTCGAGCGGCGGCTGCACCCCGTGACGCCGTTCCGGCGGGCCTGGGCGCCCGTCGCCGTGACAGCCGGATGGGCCGTGCACGACCCCGATCAGGCGCAGGAACAGCTGGCCCGGCTGACGACGACGGCGCTGCTCGTCTCGCTCGCCGTGATCGTCCCGGCGGCAGCCCTCTACGGGTTCCTCAGCTGGTGGTTCACGCACTTCGCGGTGACCGAGACGGAACTGCGCATCCGCACCGGCCTGTTCTTCCGGCGCACCGCGCACATCCGGCTCGACCGCCTCCAGGCCGTCGACGTCACCCAGCCGCTGCTGGCCCGGGTGGCGGGCGTCACCAAACTCAAACTCGATGTCGTCGGCACGCACAAGAAGGACGAGCTCGCCTTCCTCGGCGAGGACGACGCCCGCGCCCTGCGCGCCGAACTCCTCGCCCGCGCGGCCGGTTTCGCCCCCGAGACGGCGCACGAGGTCGGCGAGGCGCCGGTACGACGGCTGCTGCACGTCCCGGCGGGCGTCCTCGCCGTCTCCCTGGTCCTCACCGGCGCCACCTGGGGCTCCCTGGCCGCGGCGCTCGTCGTACCGCCCGTGCTCTGGTTCGCCACCCACAGCGTGTGGTCGGTCCTCGCGACCGGGGTGCCGCTGCTCGGCGCCGCGGGCGCGAGCAGCGTGGGCCGGTTCGTCGGCGAGTACGACTGGACGGTGGGCGCCTCCCCCGACGGGCTCCGCATCGACCACGGCCTGCTCGACCGCACGCACGAGACGGTGCCGCCGGGGCGCGTGCAGACCGTACGGATCATCGAACCGCTGCTGTGGCGGCGGCGCGGCTGGGTACGGGTCGAGCTGGACGTGGCGGGGTCGTCGAACTCCGTCCTCGTGCCGGTCGCCCCGCGCGAGGTCGCCGAGGCGGTGATCGCGGGCGTGCTGCCGGGAGTGACGGTGCCGTCGGCCCTGTCCCGGCCGTCGCGCCGGGCCGGGTGGTGCGTGCCGTTCTGGTGGCGGGGGTACGGACTCACCGTCACCGACACCGTGTTCGCCACCCGCCACGGCCTGCTGCGCCGCAGTCTCTCCCTGGTGCCGCACGCGAAGGTGCAGAGCGTACGGCTGACGCAGGGGCCCTGGAAACGCCTCCACGGCCTCGCCGACGTCCATGTGGACACCGGGGCCGGCAAGACGGTCACGGCGCGGCTGCGCGGCGCCCCGGAGGCCGCGGAGCTTCTTCAGGCGCAGGCGGACCGGTCACGGACGGGGCGGCGGGAGGCCCGGCCGGACCGGTGGATGGCATGACGTGGAGGGCCCGTTGCGGAGGGTCTGAACAGGGAGGCCCGACCCGGAAGGTCTGACCTGGAATGCCTGACGCGCGGGCCCTGGGCCGGGCGACGTGACGCGCGGGCCCTGGCCCGGGGGCCTGATACGGAGGGCCCGACCTGCGCGCTGGTGCGAAGGCCTGCCGGGGAGGCCTGACGGGGGCAGGCTCCTGGGAGGCCTGGTGGGGCAGGCTCGCGGGGAGGGGCTGACGGCGCTCGCGGGGCGGGGCAGACGGCGAGAGGGCAGTGGCTCGGTGCCACTGCCCTCTCGTACACGGTCCCGCGCCGCCCCTGACGTCCCGGGCGGCGGGAGGCGCGGTCAGGAAACCGCGCTCCGCAGCACGCCCACGTCGATGTGCTCGGTCTCGTCGTGCGCCGTCAGGTCGATGACCTGCCCGACCCCGCGGGACCCCTCGTCGACGGGCTTGAAACCGGCCTCGGCCTCGGCCTTGTGCAGGGCGAGCGCCTCCTGGCCGACCACGTCGGCCAGATCCTCGTTCTGCACGGACTCCATCGCTTCGGACGACCCCTGCTGCGTACCGAAGAAGTCGAACCCGCCCTCGACGGACGGACGCCTCGCGGGCGCGGTCGGTACGACGGCCACCGCGGTCGGCACGGTGAAGTGCCCGGCGGGACGCATCGGCTTGGCGGGCTTCACCGGCTGCGTGGGGTGGGCCGTCTCCCCGGCCGGCGACGACGGCTTCGCGTGAGCGGCGGAGCGGGCGGGCGCGGGAATCCGGGTGGCCGTGGCCGCGGTGTCCGTGCGCTCGTGCTCGTCGGCCGCCTCCGCCGCCTCGAACGCGGTGGCCGTCGGTGTCCGGTCCGTCTTCCGCCCGGCTCCGTCCGCTGACGGGGCGGCCTCGGTGGCGTCGGCTCGCGCGGACTGCTTGTCCGAGGGGCCCGGAGGGGTCGTGGGGTTCGCCGCGGTGTCTCGCGCGGACACGTCCGCCGGTGCGTCGCCGGGCTCGGCACCCGAGGAGGCCCCGGAGTCGTCGTCCTCCGGCACGGACTCGGCCTCGGGGTCGGGGTCCGGCTCGGGGTCGGCGTCCGCGGTCGGTACGGCGTCGGCGTCCGCGTCACCGTGAGCGGAGCCGCCGTCCGCGTCGCCCTGAGCGGCGCCGCCGGCCTCGTCACCATCGGCGGTGGAGGCGGCGTCCGAGGCGGA includes:
- a CDS encoding DUF5937 family protein, with protein sequence MSVRIDVTGLRPERIAVVPSPLAELGMALHALSEPGHHPGLQGWATGVTPRLDPHLADRMCEADFLWRTTFSDLFLPYAGIPGRSALPGATLAEELDQLDKLTDEQFVDAALEFTCALPYEGPGPDTLSDPALQHRALELAAARGPQQVRFSRRLLDDPPQIRAWLRQFLEDCDEAFFAETWSRLRHQLAADARHKTDLLRHKGLAEAVASVSPAMALDESTRTITVDKLGQGRTSTGDGGLLLVPTSLGWPHLMVLHRYGWQPVLHYPVGSPELSAPSSLEQLTLRMTALSHPVRMRICRSLARSAFTTGELAQVNGMTAPEISRHLGVLKKAGLITTRRRGRYVLHQLDVTVVARLGSDFLEGILR
- a CDS encoding response regulator transcription factor, which produces MAIRVMLVDDQVLLRTGFRMVLDAQPDMEVVAEAGDGVEALQVLRATAVDVVLMDVRMPKLDGVETTRRVCSEPNPPKVLILTTFDLDEYAFSGLKAGASGFMLKDVPPGELLTAIRSVHSGDAVVAPSTTRRLLDRFAPMLPNAGKDPQHKGLERLTDREREVMILVAQGLSNGEIAARLVLSEATVKTHVGRILTKLGLRDRVQVVVLAYETGIVRAGGHR
- a CDS encoding sensor histidine kinase; the protein is MQRLYDFLRRHPTWVDGFWAVVLLGISAVSLTNVNGAAHHHGSLATALPIALVLSVVVALRRRMPEKMLVVAAAMGLAQLILDVEVVPADFAMLVIIYTVAADGARWASRFALIGGLCAATLSQIRWPQTDSSSLGNVLIAAFQTVPFALAWVLGDSIRTRRAYLAQLEERAARLEKEREAQAKVAVAAERARIARELHDVVAHNVSVMVVQADGAAYVMDAAPEQARKALETISGTGRQALAEMRRLLGVLRTGEHQEVGEYVPQPDVEQLDDLIEQCRTSGLPVDFKVEGTPRPLPSGVELTAYRIVQEALTNTRKHGGPNTGASVRLVYFDDGLGLLVEDDGKGAPHELYEEGGADGQGHGLIGMRERVGMVGGTLDAGPRPGGGFRISALLPLKPAH
- a CDS encoding SAM-dependent methyltransferase; protein product: MRHETAGVWRGWREATQEALYGPSGFYRGPGGPAGHFRTSVHASPLFAAAVARLLCRVDEALGRPAVLDFVDMAAGHGELAAGVLDALPAGVASRARGYAVEHAGRPAGLDPRIQWLPEPPRGITGLLFANEWLDNVPVDVAEVDAEGVRRLVLVRAGDGAERLGEPVTGARERWLRAWWPASGEGSRAEIGLSRDTAWAGAVATLDRGLAVAADYAHLAAARPPFGTLTGFRQGRETRAVPDGSCDITAHVALDACVLPGGHVVTQRAALRALGVNGARPALALASSDPAAYVRALAGAGEAAELTAPDGLGGFGWLLQPVGVDRPGRHTLFDGLLVDVADHEEQ
- a CDS encoding NADH-quinone oxidoreductase subunit D, yielding MTPKTETTIGIGGAAESTDMVLNIGPQHPSTHGVLRLRLVLDGERIQHAEPVIGYMHRGAEKLFEARDYRQIVMLANRHDWLSAFSNELGVVLAVERMLGMEVPERAVWLRTLLAELNRVLNHLMFLGSYPLELGGITPIFYAFTEREELQHVMEEISGGRMHYMFNRVGGLKEDLPAGWTTRARGAVTALRSRMGVYDDLVLGNEIFRGRTRDVGVLTPEAVHAYGVSGPIARASGVDFDLRRDEPYLAYGELQDTLKVVTRREGDCLARFECLLEQTHNALDLADACLDRLAGLPPGPVNQRLPKVLKAPEGHTYAWTENPLGINGYYLVSKGEKTPYRLKLRSASYNNIQALTELLPGTLVADMVAILGSLFFVVGDIDK
- a CDS encoding PH domain-containing protein yields the protein MEKRSTEAAPDTAAEPVWTGLPPGLLRMRRLLLVVWLGLLTIAVALLPGLLAGPVWALFALLPLALTAWGWRMLGRNWRSWRYAERADDLLISRGVLFREETVVPYGRMQLVEVTSGPVERHFGLASVQLHTAAAATDARIPGLDPAEAERLRDRLTELGEARSAGL
- a CDS encoding PH domain-containing protein translates to MTTPEPGPQDAAREEKPLVERRLHPVTPFRRAWAPVAVTAGWAVHDPDQAQEQLARLTTTALLVSLAVIVPAAALYGFLSWWFTHFAVTETELRIRTGLFFRRTAHIRLDRLQAVDVTQPLLARVAGVTKLKLDVVGTHKKDELAFLGEDDARALRAELLARAAGFAPETAHEVGEAPVRRLLHVPAGVLAVSLVLTGATWGSLAAALVVPPVLWFATHSVWSVLATGVPLLGAAGASSVGRFVGEYDWTVGASPDGLRIDHGLLDRTHETVPPGRVQTVRIIEPLLWRRRGWVRVELDVAGSSNSVLVPVAPREVAEAVIAGVLPGVTVPSALSRPSRRAGWCVPFWWRGYGLTVTDTVFATRHGLLRRSLSLVPHAKVQSVRLTQGPWKRLHGLADVHVDTGAGKTVTARLRGAPEAAELLQAQADRSRTGRREARPDRWMA